The Calditerrivibrio nitroreducens DSM 19672 genome window below encodes:
- the pap gene encoding polyphosphate:AMP phosphotransferase yields MFELVELEKKIDKQFYEEKIQDLRQRLFFAQLEARKLKIPVAILIAGVDGAGRGEIINLITEFMDTRYLKTHTFWAETEEERERPPFWRYWRALPAAGTTSLLFGGWYENTFLDLAYGRIDLDRFDRRMQRRVRFERSLFNNGTYLVKFWLHLSEEGQKKKVKKIYKEYPEEIAKFRINKKNVKHYKDIIDAAARSIRITDRVEAPWVLVDAYDWRNRNLNVIETLVNLYEGAIKSHKEGVQKCITSNVNISYDYPSILDNVDLSVFINKKDYEKELEKLQLKLWGLTWQAHQKKISTIILFEGWDAAGKGGCIRRITKGIDSRLYQVIQVAAPTDEEKAHHYLWRFWRHVPRFGFVTIYDRSWYGRVLVERVENFATPEEWGRAYSEINDFEEQLTQYGKILLFKFWLHISKDEQLKRFKERESTPLKQYKITEEDWRNREKWDQYKDAVDDMVAKTSTDIAPWYIIPANDKKYARIEVLKTICDRMENHLKNF; encoded by the coding sequence ATGTTTGAACTTGTTGAGCTTGAAAAGAAAATAGACAAACAGTTTTACGAAGAGAAAATACAGGATCTCCGTCAGAGGTTGTTTTTTGCTCAGCTGGAAGCCAGAAAACTTAAAATCCCCGTTGCAATTCTCATTGCAGGTGTTGATGGCGCTGGTAGAGGTGAAATTATAAATCTCATCACAGAATTTATGGACACAAGGTATCTAAAAACTCATACTTTTTGGGCGGAGACAGAGGAGGAAAGGGAAAGACCCCCGTTCTGGAGATATTGGAGGGCACTACCCGCCGCCGGTACCACATCATTGCTATTTGGGGGCTGGTACGAAAACACATTTTTGGATTTAGCCTATGGGAGGATAGATTTAGATAGATTTGACAGAAGGATGCAACGCAGAGTAAGATTTGAACGTTCACTATTCAACAACGGCACATATCTTGTAAAATTCTGGCTCCACCTCTCCGAGGAGGGTCAGAAAAAAAAGGTGAAGAAGATCTACAAAGAATACCCCGAAGAGATAGCAAAATTTAGAATTAACAAAAAAAATGTCAAACATTATAAAGATATCATCGATGCAGCCGCAAGATCAATCAGAATAACAGATAGGGTGGAAGCCCCATGGGTTCTTGTGGATGCTTATGACTGGAGAAACAGAAATCTAAACGTTATTGAAACACTCGTAAACCTCTATGAAGGTGCCATAAAAAGCCATAAAGAAGGTGTACAGAAATGTATCACCTCAAACGTCAACATATCCTATGATTACCCATCCATCCTGGATAATGTAGATCTATCGGTTTTCATAAATAAAAAAGATTACGAAAAAGAGCTGGAAAAACTTCAGCTTAAACTATGGGGTCTCACCTGGCAGGCACATCAGAAAAAGATTTCAACAATTATACTTTTCGAGGGCTGGGATGCTGCAGGAAAAGGTGGGTGTATTAGAAGAATCACAAAAGGTATAGACTCGCGACTCTATCAGGTAATACAGGTGGCAGCCCCAACTGATGAAGAAAAAGCCCATCATTATCTATGGAGATTCTGGAGACATGTCCCGAGATTCGGTTTCGTGACCATCTACGATAGGTCATGGTACGGAAGGGTTCTGGTGGAAAGGGTTGAAAATTTTGCCACACCAGAGGAATGGGGTAGAGCCTATTCAGAAATAAACGATTTTGAAGAGCAGCTTACCCAATATGGGAAGATTTTACTTTTTAAATTTTGGCTTCATATATCAAAAGATGAACAGCTAAAAAGATTCAAAGAAAGAGAATCAACTCCACTAAAACAATATAAAATCACAGAAGAAGACTGGAGAAATAGAGAGAAATGGGATCAATATAAGGATGCAGTGGACGATATGGTGGCTAAAACAAGTACCGACATAGCCCCCTGGTATATTATACCGGCTAATGACAAAAAATATGCCCGCATTGAGGTTTTAAAAACCATTTGTGACAGAATGGAGAACCATCTTAAAAACTTTTGA
- the thiL gene encoding thiamine-phosphate kinase, with amino-acid sequence MKEFEFIKKLSDLNRYHLTDGELGIGDDAALLGELLIAKDVIVSDVHFKREAGLRNILFKLITSNVSDIAAMGGTPPFYALLGLSSDGSINLENFINDLKYVLDYYKIDLIGGDTTGSICGIFMSLTIIGRKNKFLLKRTTARSGDILFLSRPVGLSKLSLEKELGLVQHSIHHHYHYNQKAEVALGGLLGSLHYVTSCIDISDGLGRDLSHISEDSKVKIIVDEKYFDTSHLEKFNIKNPLDYILSSGEEYALAFTIDKNYLSEFEIYLNQFPDILKIGFITDGEGVFLRKKDNSMVEISRYGYEHL; translated from the coding sequence ATGAAAGAGTTTGAATTTATAAAAAAATTATCCGATTTAAACCGATATCACCTTACTGATGGAGAATTGGGAATCGGGGATGATGCCGCACTATTAGGAGAACTTCTCATAGCAAAAGATGTTATTGTATCAGATGTGCATTTCAAAAGGGAAGCAGGTCTAAGAAACATACTTTTTAAGCTTATTACATCAAACGTAAGTGACATAGCCGCAATGGGGGGTACTCCCCCTTTTTATGCACTCCTGGGATTATCAAGCGATGGTAGTATAAATTTAGAAAACTTCATAAACGATTTAAAATATGTCCTTGATTACTACAAAATAGATCTGATAGGTGGAGACACAACTGGTTCGATCTGCGGAATTTTTATGTCACTTACCATAATCGGTAGAAAAAATAAATTTCTGCTCAAAAGAACCACCGCCAGATCCGGTGATATTCTATTTTTATCAAGACCTGTGGGATTATCAAAATTATCTCTGGAAAAAGAGCTGGGCTTAGTACAACATTCCATACACCACCACTACCATTATAATCAAAAGGCTGAGGTGGCTCTTGGTGGTTTATTAGGTTCGTTACATTATGTGACGTCCTGCATCGACATAAGTGATGGACTTGGCAGGGATCTTTCCCATATTTCAGAAGATAGTAAAGTCAAAATAATTGTTGACGAAAAATATTTTGACACTTCTCACTTAGAAAAATTTAACATAAAAAACCCCCTTGACTACATACTCTCTTCAGGTGAGGAGTACGCATTAGCATTTACAATTGATAAAAACTATTTATCTGAATTCGAAATATACCTGAACCAGTTTCCTGATATTTTGAAAATCGGATTTATTACAGATGGGGAAGGAGTATTCCTGAGGAAAAAAGATAATTCTATGGTGGAAATATCCCGATACGGCTACGAGCATTTATAG
- the thiE gene encoding thiamine phosphate synthase, with amino-acid sequence MCSKYRQKISHYLKLYLILETDMLKIPLEEFIPQVVSGGVTAIQLRDKKLTAKQRYENGLKIKEFIKDKDIMITVNDRLDLALALEIDAIHVGVKDIPPYVIKELYPDILVGYSCNNFEDLEVAEKSKVSYIGVGPAFLTSTKDDLRPLIGPDGIKEIISKTDIPSVAIGGINLQNCHQLVDTGVKGVAVSSEICRSPNPYETAKKFREFFP; translated from the coding sequence ATGTGCAGTAAATATAGACAAAAAATTAGCCACTATTTAAAACTATACCTCATACTTGAGACAGATATGCTAAAAATCCCCCTTGAGGAATTTATCCCTCAAGTAGTATCCGGTGGGGTTACGGCCATTCAATTGAGGGATAAAAAGCTAACTGCAAAACAAAGATATGAAAATGGCTTAAAAATTAAAGAGTTCATAAAAGATAAAGATATTATGATCACGGTAAATGATAGGCTGGATCTGGCTCTTGCTCTGGAGATAGATGCAATACATGTGGGGGTAAAAGATATCCCCCCTTACGTCATAAAGGAGCTTTATCCGGATATCCTTGTGGGGTATTCCTGCAACAATTTTGAGGATCTCGAAGTGGCAGAAAAAAGCAAAGTAAGCTATATTGGTGTTGGTCCTGCTTTTTTAACATCCACAAAAGATGACTTAAGACCATTAATAGGCCCAGATGGGATTAAAGAGATCATCTCAAAGACAGATATCCCTTCAGTGGCAATTGGGGGTATAAATCTGCAAAACTGCCATCAATTGGTTGACACCGGAGTAAAGGGTGTGGCTGTAAGCTCAGAGATATGTAGAAGCCCAAACCCCTACGAAACGGCTAAAAAATTTAGAGAGTTTTTCCCCTAA
- the thiC gene encoding phosphomethylpyrimidine synthase ThiC gives MTQLEAAKKGILTQEMKAILKEESIDEATLLKNIAKGKIVIPKNKNRNFEKVMGIGKGLRTKINANIGTSGDCPTLEFEKEKLKVAIDAGADSVMDLSTGGDLTLIRSIILEESSVMVGAVPIYAVAAKLAEQDIPTHKMDGEKLLRSIEEQCKQGIDYITVHCGVTKESVARMDKTNRVCGIVSRGGSILADWIRRNGKENPLYEFYDDLLDIAYKYDVTLSLGDGFRPGAIADATDRAQIDELIILGELAERAWEKNVQTMIEGPGHVPLNQIQANMIIQKRLCNEAPFYILGPLPTDIAPGYDHITSAIGGAIAGAAGADFLCYVTPAEHLSLPDVDDVREGVIASKIAAHIADIAKGYPGAIEKDILMSKYRKELNWEGMFSLAIDPIKAREKFKKNNDVNSCTMCGKLCAVNIDKKLATI, from the coding sequence ATGACACAGCTTGAAGCTGCCAAAAAAGGGATATTAACCCAGGAGATGAAAGCTATTCTCAAAGAAGAATCTATCGATGAAGCAACTCTCTTAAAAAACATTGCCAAAGGTAAAATAGTAATCCCTAAAAACAAAAACAGGAATTTCGAAAAAGTAATGGGGATTGGAAAGGGGCTCAGGACTAAAATTAATGCAAATATTGGTACAAGTGGTGACTGCCCTACACTTGAATTTGAAAAGGAAAAGCTTAAAGTTGCCATAGATGCAGGTGCAGATAGCGTAATGGATCTTTCAACAGGTGGGGATCTTACATTGATAAGAAGTATTATTTTAGAAGAATCATCCGTCATGGTAGGGGCTGTACCGATCTATGCCGTGGCAGCTAAGTTAGCAGAGCAGGATATTCCCACCCACAAAATGGATGGAGAAAAGCTGTTAAGATCTATCGAAGAGCAGTGTAAACAGGGGATCGATTACATAACTGTACATTGCGGTGTCACAAAAGAATCGGTTGCAAGGATGGACAAAACAAACAGAGTATGCGGAATAGTAAGCCGAGGAGGATCGATTCTTGCTGACTGGATTAGAAGAAATGGGAAAGAAAACCCACTTTATGAATTTTACGATGATCTACTTGATATAGCATATAAATACGATGTAACTTTAAGTCTGGGGGATGGCTTCAGACCTGGTGCCATTGCAGATGCCACAGATAGGGCCCAGATTGATGAACTGATAATATTAGGTGAACTGGCGGAAAGAGCATGGGAGAAAAATGTTCAGACTATGATAGAAGGGCCAGGGCATGTCCCACTAAATCAGATTCAGGCAAATATGATTATCCAGAAAAGGTTGTGCAACGAAGCTCCTTTCTACATTCTGGGGCCACTTCCAACAGACATAGCACCTGGATATGACCACATTACAAGCGCCATAGGTGGAGCAATTGCCGGTGCCGCCGGAGCTGATTTCCTATGCTATGTTACACCTGCCGAGCATCTTTCTTTACCAGACGTCGACGATGTAAGAGAAGGAGTAATAGCATCAAAGATAGCAGCCCATATTGCAGACATTGCAAAAGGATATCCGGGTGCAATTGAAAAAGATATCCTTATGAGCAAATATAGAAAAGAGTTAAACTGGGAAGGGATGTTTTCTCTTGCGATAGATCCGATAAAGGCAAGGGAGAAATTTAAAAAGAACAATGATGTAAACTCATGTACAATGTGTGGTAAGTTATGTGCAGTAAATATAGACAAAAAATTAGCCACTATTTAA
- the ilvD gene encoding dihydroxy-acid dehydratase, with protein sequence MPKYRSATSTSGRNMAGARALWRATGVKEEDFNKKPIIAVVNSFTQFVPGHVHLREIGKMMVEEIEKAGGIAKEMNTIAIDDGIAMGHNGMLYSLPSRELIADSVEYMINAHCADAMVCISNCDKITPGMMMAAMRLNIPTIFVSGGPMEAGKINLKNEFKKMDLVDAMVAAVSKDYTDEETLVIERSACPTCGSCSGMFTANSMNCLAEALGLALPGNGTLLATHKLRKGLFTAAAKRIVELCKMYYEDGDESILPRSIASFEVFENAMTLDIAMGGSTNTVLHILAIANEAKVNFTMKDIDRLSRKTPHLCKVAPSTDKYHIEDVHRAGGIFGILGELDRAGLIHNNVKTVHSNTLKDAIGKWDIRNGDDEAKRFYSAAPGNVPTLEPFSQDKYWELDLDRVNGCIRSVENAYSKDGGLAVLFGNIAEDGCIVKTAGVDESILKFKGRARVFESQEDAVDAILADKIVPGDVVVIRYEGPKGGPGMQEMLYPTSYLKSKGLGKACALITDGRFSGGTSGLSIGHISPEAAEGGNIAIIEDGDEIIIDIPERRIDLNLSSDEIKKRREKLINTIGFRPKDRKREISQALKAYALLTTSAARGAVRDLSKFERI encoded by the coding sequence ATGCCAAAATACAGATCTGCTACGTCTACTTCCGGAAGAAATATGGCTGGTGCCAGGGCTCTCTGGAGAGCCACAGGGGTAAAGGAGGAGGATTTTAACAAAAAACCGATCATCGCTGTGGTAAACTCTTTTACTCAATTTGTGCCGGGGCATGTTCATTTAAGGGAAATTGGAAAGATGATGGTTGAGGAGATAGAAAAGGCTGGTGGAATTGCCAAAGAGATGAATACAATTGCAATAGACGATGGTATTGCAATGGGGCATAATGGGATGCTTTATTCTTTGCCATCAAGGGAGTTGATTGCTGATTCTGTGGAATATATGATAAATGCCCATTGTGCCGATGCGATGGTGTGTATTTCAAACTGTGATAAGATTACCCCGGGGATGATGATGGCGGCAATGAGGCTTAATATTCCGACTATATTTGTTTCTGGTGGGCCTATGGAAGCTGGTAAAATAAACTTGAAAAATGAATTTAAAAAGATGGATCTCGTGGATGCAATGGTGGCAGCGGTAAGCAAAGATTACACAGATGAAGAGACGTTGGTTATAGAACGATCCGCCTGCCCCACATGTGGATCCTGCTCCGGAATGTTTACTGCCAATTCCATGAATTGTCTGGCCGAAGCTTTGGGACTTGCATTACCCGGTAATGGTACTTTGCTTGCCACCCATAAGTTGAGAAAGGGGCTATTTACCGCCGCTGCTAAAAGAATTGTGGAATTGTGTAAAATGTACTACGAAGATGGTGATGAGTCTATACTGCCCAGATCTATTGCCAGCTTTGAGGTATTTGAAAATGCAATGACACTGGATATTGCCATGGGGGGATCCACCAATACTGTTTTGCATATTCTTGCCATAGCAAACGAGGCTAAAGTGAATTTCACAATGAAAGATATAGATAGGTTGTCCAGAAAAACGCCCCATTTATGCAAAGTTGCCCCCTCTACGGATAAATACCATATTGAAGATGTCCATAGGGCTGGAGGGATTTTTGGTATTCTTGGTGAACTGGACAGGGCTGGACTTATACATAATAATGTTAAAACTGTTCACAGTAATACGCTGAAAGATGCTATTGGGAAGTGGGATATTAGAAATGGTGATGATGAGGCTAAAAGATTTTATTCCGCAGCCCCCGGAAATGTTCCTACACTGGAGCCTTTTTCTCAGGATAAATATTGGGAGCTGGATCTTGATAGGGTAAACGGCTGTATAAGAAGCGTGGAAAATGCTTACAGCAAAGATGGTGGGCTTGCAGTGCTTTTTGGTAATATTGCTGAAGACGGTTGCATAGTAAAAACTGCTGGTGTGGATGAATCAATTCTAAAATTTAAGGGTAGGGCAAGGGTTTTTGAAAGTCAAGAGGATGCAGTGGATGCTATTTTAGCAGATAAAATAGTACCTGGAGATGTTGTGGTGATAAGATACGAAGGGCCAAAAGGGGGGCCAGGGATGCAGGAGATGCTTTACCCCACAAGTTATCTCAAATCTAAGGGTTTGGGTAAAGCCTGTGCGTTGATAACTGATGGTAGATTTTCAGGTGGTACCTCTGGGCTTTCCATAGGTCATATATCCCCTGAAGCTGCGGAAGGGGGCAATATAGCAATTATAGAAGATGGTGATGAAATAATTATCGATATTCCGGAGAGGAGGATAGATTTAAATCTATCCTCTGATGAGATAAAAAAACGTAGAGAAAAACTGATAAATACAATAGGATTTAGACCGAAGGATAGAAAACGAGAGATTTCACAGGCGTTGAAGGCGTATGCACTTCTCACAACAAGTGCGGCAAGAGGAGCAGTGAGGGATCTGTCAAAATTCGAACGTATATAA
- the flhB gene encoding flagellar biosynthesis protein FlhB, with the protein MPDNDSDRTEEATPRRKQKAIEEGNVPRSRELSTGITFLIAVLILYFYIPSMVEEFKTDFIRYFSMYNYRINKESAYLLLIEVIKSMAKVTLPLLFVLVFVAILANIVQFGVVFSSKVLELKWDRLNPISGFGRLFSKKSLFELLKSILKISLIGFAAFLIIKSKIPTILTLADADAVSSIHFLGKLIYEVSFKLAIIIMVIALIDFLYQRWQYYEDLKMTKQEVKEEFKQMEGDPLIKQRIRSMQREMARKRMMEEVPKADVVITNPTHYAVAIKYDMAKDRAPKVVAKGQRLIALKIREIASKNNVLIHEDPPLARTLYSSVEIGEEIPENLYKAVAEILAMVYRLKNKAV; encoded by the coding sequence ATGCCGGATAACGATTCAGATAGAACGGAAGAAGCCACTCCGCGGCGGAAGCAAAAAGCGATAGAGGAAGGTAACGTACCAAGAAGTAGAGAATTATCAACAGGTATAACCTTTTTAATTGCGGTATTGATACTATACTTCTACATCCCTTCAATGGTGGAAGAGTTTAAAACTGATTTTATTAGATACTTTTCGATGTACAACTACAGGATCAATAAAGAAAGTGCATATCTTTTACTTATCGAAGTCATAAAATCTATGGCAAAAGTAACATTACCGCTATTATTCGTACTTGTTTTTGTGGCTATTCTCGCAAATATTGTTCAATTTGGAGTGGTTTTTTCCAGCAAAGTTCTTGAACTAAAATGGGACAGATTAAATCCAATATCAGGTTTTGGAAGATTGTTTTCCAAAAAATCCCTTTTCGAACTTTTAAAATCGATTTTAAAGATATCTTTAATAGGTTTTGCAGCTTTTTTAATAATAAAGTCCAAAATACCCACAATACTTACACTTGCGGATGCGGATGCTGTATCATCGATACATTTTTTGGGTAAGCTTATATATGAAGTTTCATTTAAGCTGGCAATAATAATCATGGTTATTGCATTGATAGATTTCCTTTATCAAAGATGGCAATATTACGAAGACCTTAAAATGACGAAACAGGAGGTAAAAGAGGAGTTTAAACAGATGGAGGGGGATCCACTGATAAAACAGAGAATTAGAAGTATGCAAAGGGAAATGGCAAGAAAAAGGATGATGGAGGAAGTACCAAAAGCTGATGTGGTCATCACAAACCCCACCCACTACGCCGTGGCTATAAAATACGATATGGCAAAAGATAGAGCCCCCAAAGTGGTGGCAAAAGGGCAAAGGCTTATCGCATTGAAGATAAGGGAGATTGCATCCAAAAATAATGTATTAATTCACGAAGATCCCCCACTTGCCAGAACACTTTATTCCTCCGTAGAAATAGGTGAAGAGATACCGGAAAATCTCTACAAGGCGGTGGCGGAAATCCTTGCTATGGTATATAGACTTAAAAATAAAGCTGTATAA
- the fliR gene encoding flagellar biosynthetic protein FliR, whose translation MFEFLFDTNKIVLFFLTVVRISGILFTAPVFGSEIISARIKLFLSILIGILIFPFITAIDLSKANNLLMILIIIKELLIGIATGLIGRFLFVGVQFGGQVIGTQMGFGIVNVLDPQNNAQISLVAQFQNIIMILFFLVIGGHLYIIQAIVKSFEMIPLGVFVFNKESYIFIVTIFSKIFLTALKITAPIFVTLLVTQVVLGIMGRLVPQLNILIIGFPIQIAGGLIVIITSLTFFYSMFESLMYEYLNNILRLFRYLGV comes from the coding sequence ATGTTTGAATTTCTGTTTGATACCAATAAAATTGTTCTTTTTTTCCTTACAGTTGTAAGGATAAGTGGTATCTTATTTACAGCTCCTGTTTTTGGTAGTGAGATCATATCTGCCAGAATAAAGCTATTTTTATCCATCTTAATAGGGATTCTAATATTCCCATTTATAACAGCCATAGATCTATCAAAAGCGAATAACCTTTTGATGATACTTATAATAATCAAAGAATTGTTGATAGGTATAGCCACCGGCTTAATCGGAAGATTTCTTTTCGTTGGGGTACAGTTTGGGGGGCAGGTGATAGGTACCCAGATGGGATTTGGTATAGTAAACGTGCTTGACCCCCAGAACAATGCCCAGATATCATTGGTGGCCCAATTTCAAAATATCATCATGATCCTTTTCTTCCTCGTCATCGGCGGGCATCTATACATAATTCAAGCTATCGTAAAGTCATTTGAAATGATACCTCTTGGGGTATTTGTATTCAACAAAGAATCTTATATCTTTATCGTAACTATTTTTTCCAAAATATTTCTTACAGCGTTGAAAATCACTGCCCCAATATTTGTTACACTTTTAGTTACCCAGGTGGTTTTGGGGATTATGGGTAGACTGGTACCTCAGCTAAATATCCTCATCATCGGTTTTCCAATACAGATAGCCGGTGGATTGATCGTCATCATCACAAGTTTGACATTTTTTTACAGTATGTTTGAATCTTTGATGTATGAATATCTTAATAATATTTTAAGACTTTTTAGATACTTAGGTGTCTGA
- a CDS encoding dihydroorotate dehydrogenase-like protein yields the protein MADLKVDYMGLKLKNPLIVGSSTMTKNISGLLKAEESGAGAVVLKSLFEEELSEDVALSDDYHPEAFEYFLNDTSKLYGSTKYLDFIREAKDKLFIPVIASVNCLGGKWWVDYARQIEDAGADALELNIAYIPFSVKEDPREIEKKYVDIVYSVRNAIKIPLAVKIGYYFTSVPLMVKNLKDAGANGITMFNKFFRMSIDVENMKFHGLEVYSCIEETYQVLRYVAVCSNQVNIDISASTGIHNANIALQHLMAGAKTFQIVSAIYKKGYGVIPEIVNDINNYLDRKNFKSINDIIGIAAKFDGGFKAFERIQYMKSAGDRY from the coding sequence ATGGCCGATTTAAAAGTAGATTATATGGGACTGAAATTGAAAAACCCTTTGATCGTCGGTAGCTCCACAATGACAAAAAACATTAGTGGACTTCTTAAGGCTGAGGAGTCTGGAGCTGGTGCCGTCGTATTAAAGTCTCTTTTTGAAGAGGAGCTATCGGAAGATGTAGCCCTTTCGGATGACTATCATCCTGAAGCTTTTGAATATTTTCTCAATGATACCAGCAAATTATATGGATCCACAAAGTATTTGGATTTTATCAGAGAGGCCAAGGATAAGCTATTCATCCCGGTAATAGCAAGTGTAAACTGTCTTGGGGGTAAATGGTGGGTGGATTATGCCAGACAGATAGAAGATGCAGGTGCCGATGCCCTTGAGCTGAATATCGCTTATATCCCTTTTAGTGTAAAAGAAGACCCAAGGGAAATTGAAAAAAAATATGTGGACATAGTTTATTCTGTAAGAAATGCCATAAAAATACCTTTAGCCGTTAAAATAGGGTATTATTTCACTTCAGTACCACTTATGGTAAAAAATCTAAAAGATGCTGGTGCAAATGGTATAACAATGTTTAACAAATTCTTCCGTATGTCGATTGATGTGGAGAATATGAAATTCCATGGGCTTGAAGTGTACAGCTGTATAGAGGAAACCTATCAGGTTTTAAGATATGTGGCCGTTTGTAGTAATCAGGTAAATATCGATATCTCTGCAAGTACAGGTATTCACAATGCAAATATCGCTCTCCAGCATCTCATGGCTGGGGCAAAAACATTTCAGATCGTTTCAGCAATATACAAAAAAGGGTATGGTGTCATACCTGAAATAGTAAATGATATTAACAATTACCTTGATAGAAAAAATTTTAAATCTATCAACGATATCATCGGGATAGCTGCTAAATTCGATGGTGGCTTCAAGGCATTTGAACGTATCCAGTATATGAAGTCTGCGGGGGACAGGTATTGA